The DNA sequence ttccagtttgaagagacacttggccaagagactgaggcaaagaaggaaggcccatagccagggagacacagactgcacttgctcccagtgtggaagggattgtcactcccaaatcggccttttcagccacactagatgctgttccagaaccaccattcagagcgcaataccatagtcttttgagactgaaggttgccaactaacagctGTATTTTTCAGAAGGAGGAGAAGGCAAGTTTGTACTTCATCTAGTGCACAGTTTATAAAATGAGATACAGTATATCCGTACTAATCCTGTAGGAAAAGTGCACTGCCTCCCCTTCCAGCCCTACCCAGGGACATGGACACTTTGTGTGGTTTCTCAGCAGCGAGGAAAATGCACTCTGCATAAGTTCAGAGGTATTTATTACTACTTCATATGTTCTGTGCTTGGGTTCAGACGCTGAAAACTGAATCTGAGCTGAgctggttctgagctgtctgtgacagatcaggagagagatcttggggtggtggtggacaagtcgatgaaagtgtcgacccaatgtgtggcggcagttaagaaggccaattctatgcttgggatcattaggaaaggtattgagaacaaaacggctaatattataatgccgttgtacaaatctatggtaaggccacacctggagtattgtgtccagttctggtcgccacatctcaaaaaatacatagtggaaatggaaaaggtacgaaagagagcaactaagatgattactaagAAGACTAAGaagactcgtaccgaatctgaccgtacacggGATAGGACCCAGTTGAGAGCgtattctaaggcggtggtggcagctaagagggcgcacctctctgccaccattgcatctgcagagaaccgtccagctgagctctttcgtgtggtccatagccttttacatctggccccccctactggtggggaggagcacacggaggctCGCTGTGATGAGTtcacaaaacattttgcagaaaaggtcaatcagattcggcatgacttggacgccgctgtgggcatgtctagtgatgtccccggggcacctgtctatcctgctttttgggattcttttcagcttgtagagcctgaggatgtggacaggattctctggagtgtgagacctgctgcttgcccgctcgacccgtgcccagtctggttaattagggctgcccgggaagggctggccgagtggacggggagggtggtgaactcatctctgagtgAGGGGGTGCTcctgcctgccttgaagcaggcaatggttcgccccctcctgaagaagccttccctggatcccactaatttaaataactttcggccggtctcgaatatcccattcctgggcaaggtgattgagcgggtggtggtgtcccagcttcagagggtactggaggaaacggattatctggacccattccaatctggcttcaggccggggttcgggacggagactgccttggtcgccttggtggatgacctttgccaggggatggacagggggagtgcaaccctgttagtcctgctggacctcttggcgacttttgacaccatcgaccatggtgtccttctgggccggctggttgggttggggcttggaggcactgttttgaagtggttctgctccttcctggctgacagatcccagaaggtggtgctgggggatgcttgttcggcACCccaacctcttaggtttggggtgctgcagggttccatcttatccccatgctttttaacatctacatgaagccgctgggagaggtcatccaggggtttggagtgggttgccattagtatactgatgacacccagctttatctctcctttccccctgattctgaggaggcggttggggtcctggatcgctgtctggaggcggttaggggctggatctgggcgaacaagctgaaattaaatccggataagacagaggtgctcttcgttcggaaatccacagctcgggtgctggactatcgtcctgctctgaatggagttgcagtccctctgaaggagcaggtccacagcttgggggttctcctggatccacagctgctcctggagtcccaggtggcggcggtggccaggggagcctttgctcagcttcggctgattcgccagctgcgaccgtacctgaactgcgcggacctggccacagtaacccatgccctagtgacatctagattagattattgcaatgcgctctacgtggggctgcctttgaagacggtccagacattacaactagtacagaacacagctgctcgtgtggttgctggggcacgttggtttgactctgtcgagctgttGCTCTGGCgtctacactggctgccggttctgttccgggcccaattcaaggtgctagttttgacttttaaagccctttacagctcgggtccgggatatttgagggaccgcctccttccctacaatcctgcccatgcttttagatcatctgggggggccctattgactgtgccgccactaagagatgtgagaggggcggtggccaggaagagggccttctcggtggtggcccccaaactgtggaataccctccccttagaactgagaactgctccctcattgctaacatttcggcgtggactgaagacctttttatttcaaaaagcttttaattgttgacaggcttgctggcgttcttgcttcttgcttttttatgaaaatccacggggtttgttttgtttttagattttttaattattgtaaattgtttttaatgattgtttttaatgttgtatttttaaaatgtttgtaagccgccttgtgtgcccattgggcaaaaagtcggggtataaattaataaaataaaataataaaaaataataataataattacggggctggggcaccttccttatgaggaaaggctactgcgtttgggcctcttcagcctcgaaaagagacgcctgaggggggtttgactgagacatacaaaattatgcaggggatggacagagtggatagggagatgctctttacactcataacaccagaacgaggggacatccactaaaattgagtgttgggagagttagaacagacaaaagaaaatatttctttactcagcatgtggttggtctgtggaactccttgccacaggatgtggtgatggcgactggcctcgacgcctttaaaaggggattggacaagtttctggaggaaaaatccattacagggtacaagacatgatgtgtatgtgcaacctcctgattttagaaatgggctatgtcagaaggccagatgcaagggaaggcaccaggatgaggtctcttgttatctggtgtgctccctggggcatttggtgggccgctgtgagatacaggaagctggactagatgggcctatggcctgatccagtggggctgttcttatggatgcaCTTCCATCCTCCTTTGCCTTTTCTTACGAAGCATGCATCATGCAGCCTCTTTGGTTCGCacctcttctgtttgaaatgaacaggcacAAGGGATGCTCGGAAAGCAACCTCCCCCGGCTCATGCTCATTACAAACAGAAGAggggcaaggaaggagggaggctgcaTTCAACCATCTTTGTAAGCGTAGGGACAGGGCTGGCAGGCTCCAAATTGCCTTTCCCTGCCTATAAAGTGCTTCCTAAGTAGGTGAAGTTGAGATCCAAACTCCAACAGTTTACCctgaagtcccattgatttcaactgTCTACACTTCCAAGCGCAGCGTTGCGTAAGATTGCAACCTTGATCCTAACCGCACTTACTTGCGAGCAAGACCCATCGATGCAAGCGAGCTGCCTAGGATTGTAGTCATCGTGCAACCCGATCCTGTGAATGCTTGCTCGGAAGTAAGACATGCTGAGTACCGTGGGGGCTTGCTCCCTCCCTGCTCAGAGTTTCTTGCGATTGCAGGCCACCCAGACGTCAAATCTGGGGGTTGCAGGCAACCCAATCCGGTGCTGGGTTTTGCTGACGGTGATGCGGGTGCATACATACGGGCTGAGGCTGCCTATTGCATATGCTCTGACTCAGGAAGCGTGCAGACTGATTCATACTCTACTTCTTTGTGGCTGATTCATCCAGCTACTTTGTGGCACGGTATTAGTTTTTGCGTTCTTTGGAAGAAAGACTTTGAGCCccgtcctatgcatgtctactcagaagtaagtccccatcgagtcaatgggacttattcccaggaaagcgtggctaggattggccTCTTTGtccggggtgggggaagaacaGAGCGAGCAAGTAAGTCCACACGTGACGTCACATGACCACACGTGACGTCAGCCTCCGTCCACTCagtttgctgctgcagcctgaaGCCACCTTCCGCGGCTGGCAGGCGAGGCGGCGTGGTCAGCTGCCGGCCTGGGCGCATCATTGCACTTGTTGGCGGACGCGCGAGCTCAGCTGGGCAGAGGCAGGTTGCAAAGCGCTCCAGCGAGCGAAGGAGGGCAGACCCAGAGGCTGCAGGGCTGGGATCTCCGCGAGCCGCATCCGGATCGGGGCTCATCGCGGTGCGGCCGCCCATGGCTCCCGCCGGCGCCTTCAGGCACCTGAGCCTGGCGCTGGGAGCAGCGGTGGCCGTGCTGGGCTCGCTCATTCTGATCGCCTGGAAACTCTACTTCCGCGACGCCGACGACAGCAGTGTGGGGTGGCGAGAGCGCTGGGAGCAGCAGCTGCGAGCggaactggagctcagcactccCAACGGGGAGGAGGTAATGCGGGGGGGGCGCCCCGCTCGGTGCAGTTTGCTCCTGAGACCCAAgtgctttgggtccctttgctCAGCACATCCCTCCCGCCAGATGTAGTCATGGCTatggaaaggcactctgcacatgctcaggaacaCTCTTGGTTACCTATGTTTCCCCTCCTTCATTCCAGCTGGGGGTGTCCTGCCATGCCTTCGCTTGGAAGGAGCTGCTGGGTAAGTGGCAAATTGAGAAGAAGGAGATGGATTACATCTAGGGCTAACATATGTTAGAAAGGAACAAGTCACCTGCTTCAGATAGCATACTCTGGGCAGCGCAGGTATCAAGCACAGGTTAGGTGAAGGATAGAGGTCTACCTAAGGTAAGGAGATATATTTCCACTTACCAAAAGCCCAGTCTGCCctgtggggcttctcagatctatgccggctatttaactggcacaaatcTAGGAAACCTAGTGTAATGCCAGGCAGGCAGGgttgggttaggatatggcagaagcaTGCTGTGCCAATCCCTCCCTCGCTTCGGCTCAATCGACCCctgttcagccccctccccacctctctgccaccttccccacGCCCAGcactaccttacctgctctaCCAGCGCTACTGGATGCAGGGCCAGTGTAAGCCTTTGAGCCAGCATTGCTGGTTCACAAGTAGTCACAGATGCGCTTTACAACATGTTCGCGACATTCTGAGCCGGAGCAAGGATGGCTGCACTGGCTCAGGTGCTTTGAGAGGCCCAGGTAACTAATGTGATAGAGAGTGCCTTTTACTGCCTTTGTTTGGCTTACTATGGACTTAAACAAGAGTTCAAACCTATTCTCCAGTATTCCTGCAATGATCTGCTGTAATGCACTCTGCTTGGGGTTGGATCTGAAGGTGGTTTGAAAGCTCCAATTATGTGTTGGAAAATGTGGCACCTAAGGTTTTAGTGACATCTGACAGGAGCATATGACATCTCTTTATTTTGCTCCAGTTATATTGGTTACTAATTTGCTTCaaagcccaattcaaagtgctgactTTGGCCTTTAAAGCCTTTTGCAATCTGGGTAAAGTCACCTTaaagactgccttctcccatagcTATCTGCCTGGACTTTAAGATGAGCTGCAGTGGTCCTGCTGTTTTGCTGAAAGTTAGTTGAGATTTGTTTGTCAGGTACAAAGTAGGGCCATCTCGGTGGTGGCACCACAATTCCAGTACAGTCTTCCTAAAgatgttttgtttcctttgttaTGGTTTTTGAGCAGAAGCTGAAGCCATTCTTCCAGTGACTTAATAAATTTCTTGATGATTTGTTTAGTTCTTCCTCTTTTGAAAAGCTGCTATTTATATTTTTCATttgcaatgctttttaaaaaaaagattttattgtAAAGTGCTTTGAAGCTTTGATAAAAGCATGACAAAATGTCATAAATGCATACATACAGTGACATGGCCAAGGTCACATAAGGCTAAGTAATTAACCCTGAAAACACTCCTTTACCCTCTGCTACTCTAGGTGGCCTTAGATGTCCAACTTatggcgcaattctaaccccttatgtcagtgctttccagcgctaaGTGCAAtacagctctgatgtaagggaacaaacagtcccttactttgaggaggcctccatgagtgacacccaactgcaggatgcagcacatgtcccattggcaccactatgccagtactgaaaagcactgccataaggggttaggattacgcatTATGCAGGTCTGTCCTGCATTTGACGCATTTTGGGTATTCCACTGGAGAAGTTATCTCTTGAATTCTCActcctgttcccccctcccatggtGAGTTACAGTTAGGTGGACACATCCtaaaccagtagttctcacacatttagcacctgctttttagaatgagaattagtcaggacccactggaagtgatgtcatgaccggaagtgacatcatcaaacaggaacatttttaagaatcctaggctgcagtcctccccaggattaagtcccatttactactatcattgttaaaagaatatgcatagtagcttattaaaagtacaggtccttCAGGAGTAGCTCCTGAAGGTTGCAGTGGAAAATGCTCCTAGCTGCTTTTGGAAGAGGGCAGCTATGATGGGATCTCTGAAGGTCACAAGACCAGACCTGGAACTGCTTGACTTCAAGTTGGATGTATCATATGCCCTCAGACCATGCGGAATGACTTGCTTTCATTGTATGTGTACTGCCCCATTTAGCCCAAGAAGAGGACCATGGTGAATGAGAAAAACTATCCATTTATCTGACATGATCCTGGCTACAATGATAGGCAGTAATGGATGATGTGGAAGATATTGGCAATTCTAAGTGATCTTCTAACgccggggtgtccaaagtttttcacaggagggccacatcatctctctgacactgtgtcaggggccagggaaaaaaaagaattaatttacatttcaaatttgaataaatttacatacatttacataaatgaatatattaaagatgaacttatatggatgaatgaaggtcttgtaatagctcaaggcttgcacaaggcaaggctgacctttcctttgcttctgctactgcatcacagatgtgaaacagcgagcagtggaggtagccctcaccccacagctcatacaagaggtcaaacagtcgccctcatgctgagagcagttgcgttgggccagtgtgggctccagcaaatctccggagggccagaggctcacttgagactgggggcttcctgagggccacaatgGGAgacttcaagggccgcaagtggccccagggctggggtttgggtacccctgttctaACCCATCACTTATTCTCAACACTAACAGATCTAGGAACATCAAAATATGAAATCACATCTGACCATCTTGACAAATAGCAGCCTGAGAGGCCATTCTACAGCTATACCACCAACCCTAATATTTTCctttctttgcagccacatcctTGTGAGTGTCAGGTATTGGTTTTGGGTTTGGATGGTGCTGGAAAGAGCAGTATTCTCCACTACATCTCCAGTGTAGAAGCCAAGAAGCACTTGGCCCCCACTCAGGGCTTCAACTCAGTGCAACTGCAGACCAGTGGGCTCCAGATGGACTTCCTGGAGGGTAAGTTCTACATAGTGTCCTGGAGGCAACACAGTCTGGAATGACTGAATGGAAGAGCTTTCGAATGGTCTGGCATCCTTGTGAGATAGACGCAACATGGAGCTTCTTCCCTCTCCATCATACTACACATTGTTGCTCAGGCTGGTGCCACATTAAAGGaatcttgcagtgcaatcctcaaAACTAATTAACTTCAGgttaatgggacttcctcccagatatacatataggattgcagcccaaattggTTAACTAATGGGCCAatcactgtctctctctctccgttCCCCCTCCACAGTCATCATTTTCGCCAAGCAAACAGAGACCTGGCTGGTCC is a window from the Tiliqua scincoides isolate rTilSci1 chromosome 2, rTilSci1.hap2, whole genome shotgun sequence genome containing:
- the ARL10 gene encoding ADP-ribosylation factor-like protein 10, with translation MAPAGAFRHLSLALGAAVAVLGSLILIAWKLYFRDADDSSVGWRERWEQQLRAELELSTPNGEEPHPCECQVLVLGLDGAGKSSILHYISSVEAKKHLAPTQGFNSVQLQTSGLQMDFLEVGGSKNLRSYWNQYLSKAHILVFVVDSADGSRLSTARQELHCLLAEELQLPLIVLANKQDKTDALSVAELHEGLALHTLDNQREFFLLPTSATYAGLATPNSVLHLKNLLIKLLTRN